A single window of Gossypium arboreum isolate Shixiya-1 chromosome 13, ASM2569848v2, whole genome shotgun sequence DNA harbors:
- the LOC108461598 gene encoding protein CHROMATIN REMODELING 35-like isoform X1: MEPPLPFLSTNCGRSNEFNSMTCKRKKMSTDTKEYDSVSATGNPLDGTEKKKHKVSPNVIDYADPFAYTNMLESLNTGGKYGSVTKDIEALFSRNANMMSKILASQPCLSSVLADVIKRSPRKETSNVPSRLLPHLSRNFINLEDESVGNGIKTAMLPVLVLDSDDEVNKNPRPLHLFQEIVLSKPSKKLLSKEKTEIVSKPSEGLLSKEKMEIEWRKSSEKLLHKEKMPFQETVSRKKPSGKLLPKEKMETVSRKKPTEKLIPKEKMETISRKPSEKLLPKEKMVGESKSKKTDLKENVSLTSETDLKDEGVYVGVEEDVDTLTENIDDGLGDIWQEMSMALEFSKDGLEELPGESMSEDEDCDHSFVLKDDLGYVCRICGVIERGIETIIEIQYNKAKKSTRTYAVEPRNGRESSETVGFKLSEDHLTVTDIAAHPRHMKQMKPHQLEGFNFLLNNLVTDNPGGCILAHAPGSGKTFMIISFMQSFLAKYPHAKPLVVLPKGILATWKKEFQTWQVEDIQLLDFYTVKADNRSQQLDVLKQWVERKSILFLGYKQFSTIICDSGNGKTSITCQEILLKAPSILILDEGHTPRNENTDVLQSLAKVQTTRKVVLSGTLYQNHVKEVFNILNLVRPKFLRSDTSKSIIKRVMSKVHISGVRKQFKGGAEAAFYDLVEHTLQKDENFERKVSVIHDLREMTSKVLHYYKGDFLDELPGLVDFTVVLGLSPTQMDEVQKLKRYQRKFKVSSVGSAVYLHPKLASFSEKSDTTDDKIDAKIDDLLDKLDIREGAKAKFFLNLLNLCESAGEKLLIFSQYLIPLKFLERLAVKLKGWQPGTEIFSITGESSTDHREWSTDHFNNSPDARVFFGSIKACGEGISLVGASRIIILDVHLNPSVTRQAIGRAFRPGQKKKVYVYRLIAGDSPEEEDHSTCFKKELIAKMWFEWNKYCGNRDFDMETVNVNECNDLFLESHLLREDIRLLYRR, from the exons ATGGAGCCTCCCTTGCCGTTTTTGTCTACAAATTGTGGGAGGTCAAACG AGTTTAATTCTATGACTTGTAAAAGGAAGAAAATGTCAACTGATACAAAAGAATATGATAGCGTGTCAGCAACTGGAAATCCTTTGGATGGAACTGAAAAGAAAAAACATAAGGTGTCTCCAAATGTTATTGATTATGCCGACCCATTTGCATATACTAATATGCTTGAGTCCCTTAACACTGGCGGTAAATATGGAAGTGTCACAAAGGATATAGAAGCCCTTTTTTCTAGGAATGCGAATATGATGAGCAAGATACTTGCTTCGCAACCTTGTCTTTCGAGTGTGTTAGCAGATGTGATAAAAAGAAGCCCGAGGAAAGAGACTTCAAACGTGCCGAGTAGACTACTTCCTCATTTGTCAAGGAATTTCATCAACTTGGAGGATGAGTCAGTCGGAAATGGTATCAAAACGGCCATGTTGCCTGTACTGGTTCTGGATTCAGATGATGAAGTCAACAAAAATCCAAGGCCTCTGCATCTTTTTCAGGAAATTGTATTGAGCAAACCATCTAAGAAGTTACTCTCCAAGGAGAAAACG GAAATTGTATCGAAGCCATCTGAGGGATTACTCTCCAAGGAGAAAATG GAAATTGAATGGAGGAAGTCATCTGAGAAATTACTCCACAAGGAGAAAATG CCTTTTCAGGAAACCGTATCGAGGAAGAAACCATCTGGGAAATTACTCCCCAAGGAGAAAATG GAAACTGTATCGAGGAAGAAGCCAACTGAGAAATTAATCCCCAAGGAGAAAATG GAAACTATATCAAGGAAGCCATCTGAGAAATTACTCCCCAAGGAAAAAATG GTTGGGGAGTCCAAGAGTAAAAAAACTGACCTGAAAGAAAATGTTAGTCTAACCAGTGAAACTGATCTCAAGGATGAAGGTGTTTATGTTGGAGTCGAAGAAGATGTAGATACTCTAACTGAGAACATAGATGATGGTTTGGGAGATATTTGGCAGGAGATGTCAATGGCATTAGAGTTTTCCAAG GATGGTCTTGAGGAACTTCCAGGTGAAAGCATGTCAGAAGACGAGGACTGTGACCATTCTTTTGTCTTGAAGGATGATCTTGGTTATGTGTGTCGCATATGTGGGGTTATTGAGAGAGGAATTGAGACTATAATTGAGATCCAGTATAACAAG GCAAAAAAAAGCACACGCACATATGCAGTAGAGCCACGGAATGGCAGAGAGTCGTCTGAGACTGTTGGATTTAAGTTGTCTGAAGATCATTTAACAGTAACGGACATAGCTGCTCATCCAAGGCATATGAAGCAAATGAAACCTCACCAATTAGAGGGTTTTAATTTTCTACTGAACAATTTGGTAACAGATAACCCTGGCGGCTGCATCTTGGCTCATGCACCTGGATCAGGAAAGACGTTTATGATAATCAGCTTCATGCAAAGTTTCCTAGCCAAATATCCACATGCTAAACCGCTAGTCGTTCTTCCAAAAGGTATCTTGGCTACATGGAAAAAGGAGTTCCAGACATGGCAAGTAGAGGATATTCAACTACTCGATTTTTATACTGTGAAAGCTGATAATAGATCTCAGCAGTTGGACGTGTTGAAGCAGTGGGTTGAGAGAAAGAGTATCCTTTTTCTGGGGTACAAGCAGTTCTCTACCATAATTTGTGACAGTGGAAACGGAAAGACTTCTATTACTTGCCAAGAGATACTGCTCAAAGCACCTTCAATTCTAATTTTGGATGAAGGGCACACACCAAGAAATGAAAACACCGATGTGTTACAATCCCTTGCAAAAGTTCAAACAACTCGGAAAGTTGTACTTTCAGGAACTCTCTATCAAAATCATGTCAAGGAGGTATTTAACATATTGAACCTTGTTCGGCCAAAGTTCCTTAGGTCAGACACATCGAAATCAATAATTAAGCGAGTAATGAGTAAGGTGCATATATCTGGAGTGAGAAAGCAGTTCAAAGGTGGAGCAGAGGCAGCTTTCTATGATTTGGTGGAGCACACATTGCAGAAGGATGAAAACTTTGAGAGGAAAGTCTCAGTCATACATGATCTACGTGAGATGACCAGCAAAGTTCTTCATTATTACAAAGGAGATTTTCTGGATGAGCTTCCTGGACTTGTTGATTTCACTGTTGTACTTGGTCTTAGTCCCACACAGATGGATGAAGTTCAGAAGTTAAAAAGGTATCAAAGGAAGTTCAAGGTTTCATCTGTTGGTAGTGCTGTTTATTTACATCCAAAACTAGCTTCTTTCTCTGAGAAGTCTGACACGACTGATGATAAGATAGATGCCAAGATCGATGACTTGTTAGACAAATTAGATATCAGAGAAGGAGCCAAAGCAAAATTCTTTCTTAATTTGTTAAATTTATGTGAGTCAGCCGGTGAGAAGCTCCTTATTTTTAGTCAATATCTCATCCCCTTGAAATTTTTGGAGAGATTAGCTGTGAAATTGAAGGGTTGGCAACCAGGAACTGAGATTTTTTCAATCACGGGTGAGTCAAGTACTGATCATCGGGAGTGGTCTACGGATCACTTCAACAACTCTCCTGATGCTAGAGTTTTCTTCGGTTCTATTAAGGCTTGTGGAGAGGGAATTTCTTTGGTGGGGGCGTCCCGAATTATAATCTTGGATGTTCATCTTAATCCATCTGTGACCCGCCAAGCCATTGGCCGTGCATTTCGCCCTGGCCAAAAGAAGAAAGTATATGTATACAGATTGATTGCAGGTGATTCTCCTGAAGAGGAAGACCATTCTACTTGTTTCAAGAAGGAATTAATTGCAAAGATGTGGTTTGAGTGGAACAAGTATTGCGGTAACCGAGATTTCGACATGGAAACTGTCAATGTGAACGAGTGCAATGATCTCTTTCTGGAAAGTCACTTGTTAAGGGAAGATATCAGGCTTTTGTACAGAAG GTAG
- the LOC108461598 gene encoding protein CHROMATIN REMODELING 35-like isoform X2 codes for MEPPLPFLSTNCGRSNEFNSMTCKRKKMSTDTKEYDSVSATGNPLDGTEKKKHKVSPNVIDYADPFAYTNMLESLNTGGKYGSVTKDIEALFSRNANMMSKILASQPCLSSVLADVIKRSPRKETSNVPSRLLPHLSRNFINLEDESVGNGIKTAMLPVLVLDSDDEVNKNPRPLHLFQEIVLSKPSKKLLSKEKTEIVSKPSEGLLSKEKMEIEWRKSSEKLLHKEKMETVSRKKPSGKLLPKEKMETVSRKKPTEKLIPKEKMETISRKPSEKLLPKEKMVGESKSKKTDLKENVSLTSETDLKDEGVYVGVEEDVDTLTENIDDGLGDIWQEMSMALEFSKDGLEELPGESMSEDEDCDHSFVLKDDLGYVCRICGVIERGIETIIEIQYNKAKKSTRTYAVEPRNGRESSETVGFKLSEDHLTVTDIAAHPRHMKQMKPHQLEGFNFLLNNLVTDNPGGCILAHAPGSGKTFMIISFMQSFLAKYPHAKPLVVLPKGILATWKKEFQTWQVEDIQLLDFYTVKADNRSQQLDVLKQWVERKSILFLGYKQFSTIICDSGNGKTSITCQEILLKAPSILILDEGHTPRNENTDVLQSLAKVQTTRKVVLSGTLYQNHVKEVFNILNLVRPKFLRSDTSKSIIKRVMSKVHISGVRKQFKGGAEAAFYDLVEHTLQKDENFERKVSVIHDLREMTSKVLHYYKGDFLDELPGLVDFTVVLGLSPTQMDEVQKLKRYQRKFKVSSVGSAVYLHPKLASFSEKSDTTDDKIDAKIDDLLDKLDIREGAKAKFFLNLLNLCESAGEKLLIFSQYLIPLKFLERLAVKLKGWQPGTEIFSITGESSTDHREWSTDHFNNSPDARVFFGSIKACGEGISLVGASRIIILDVHLNPSVTRQAIGRAFRPGQKKKVYVYRLIAGDSPEEEDHSTCFKKELIAKMWFEWNKYCGNRDFDMETVNVNECNDLFLESHLLREDIRLLYRR; via the exons ATGGAGCCTCCCTTGCCGTTTTTGTCTACAAATTGTGGGAGGTCAAACG AGTTTAATTCTATGACTTGTAAAAGGAAGAAAATGTCAACTGATACAAAAGAATATGATAGCGTGTCAGCAACTGGAAATCCTTTGGATGGAACTGAAAAGAAAAAACATAAGGTGTCTCCAAATGTTATTGATTATGCCGACCCATTTGCATATACTAATATGCTTGAGTCCCTTAACACTGGCGGTAAATATGGAAGTGTCACAAAGGATATAGAAGCCCTTTTTTCTAGGAATGCGAATATGATGAGCAAGATACTTGCTTCGCAACCTTGTCTTTCGAGTGTGTTAGCAGATGTGATAAAAAGAAGCCCGAGGAAAGAGACTTCAAACGTGCCGAGTAGACTACTTCCTCATTTGTCAAGGAATTTCATCAACTTGGAGGATGAGTCAGTCGGAAATGGTATCAAAACGGCCATGTTGCCTGTACTGGTTCTGGATTCAGATGATGAAGTCAACAAAAATCCAAGGCCTCTGCATCTTTTTCAGGAAATTGTATTGAGCAAACCATCTAAGAAGTTACTCTCCAAGGAGAAAACG GAAATTGTATCGAAGCCATCTGAGGGATTACTCTCCAAGGAGAAAATG GAAATTGAATGGAGGAAGTCATCTGAGAAATTACTCCACAAGGAGAAAATG GAAACCGTATCGAGGAAGAAACCATCTGGGAAATTACTCCCCAAGGAGAAAATG GAAACTGTATCGAGGAAGAAGCCAACTGAGAAATTAATCCCCAAGGAGAAAATG GAAACTATATCAAGGAAGCCATCTGAGAAATTACTCCCCAAGGAAAAAATG GTTGGGGAGTCCAAGAGTAAAAAAACTGACCTGAAAGAAAATGTTAGTCTAACCAGTGAAACTGATCTCAAGGATGAAGGTGTTTATGTTGGAGTCGAAGAAGATGTAGATACTCTAACTGAGAACATAGATGATGGTTTGGGAGATATTTGGCAGGAGATGTCAATGGCATTAGAGTTTTCCAAG GATGGTCTTGAGGAACTTCCAGGTGAAAGCATGTCAGAAGACGAGGACTGTGACCATTCTTTTGTCTTGAAGGATGATCTTGGTTATGTGTGTCGCATATGTGGGGTTATTGAGAGAGGAATTGAGACTATAATTGAGATCCAGTATAACAAG GCAAAAAAAAGCACACGCACATATGCAGTAGAGCCACGGAATGGCAGAGAGTCGTCTGAGACTGTTGGATTTAAGTTGTCTGAAGATCATTTAACAGTAACGGACATAGCTGCTCATCCAAGGCATATGAAGCAAATGAAACCTCACCAATTAGAGGGTTTTAATTTTCTACTGAACAATTTGGTAACAGATAACCCTGGCGGCTGCATCTTGGCTCATGCACCTGGATCAGGAAAGACGTTTATGATAATCAGCTTCATGCAAAGTTTCCTAGCCAAATATCCACATGCTAAACCGCTAGTCGTTCTTCCAAAAGGTATCTTGGCTACATGGAAAAAGGAGTTCCAGACATGGCAAGTAGAGGATATTCAACTACTCGATTTTTATACTGTGAAAGCTGATAATAGATCTCAGCAGTTGGACGTGTTGAAGCAGTGGGTTGAGAGAAAGAGTATCCTTTTTCTGGGGTACAAGCAGTTCTCTACCATAATTTGTGACAGTGGAAACGGAAAGACTTCTATTACTTGCCAAGAGATACTGCTCAAAGCACCTTCAATTCTAATTTTGGATGAAGGGCACACACCAAGAAATGAAAACACCGATGTGTTACAATCCCTTGCAAAAGTTCAAACAACTCGGAAAGTTGTACTTTCAGGAACTCTCTATCAAAATCATGTCAAGGAGGTATTTAACATATTGAACCTTGTTCGGCCAAAGTTCCTTAGGTCAGACACATCGAAATCAATAATTAAGCGAGTAATGAGTAAGGTGCATATATCTGGAGTGAGAAAGCAGTTCAAAGGTGGAGCAGAGGCAGCTTTCTATGATTTGGTGGAGCACACATTGCAGAAGGATGAAAACTTTGAGAGGAAAGTCTCAGTCATACATGATCTACGTGAGATGACCAGCAAAGTTCTTCATTATTACAAAGGAGATTTTCTGGATGAGCTTCCTGGACTTGTTGATTTCACTGTTGTACTTGGTCTTAGTCCCACACAGATGGATGAAGTTCAGAAGTTAAAAAGGTATCAAAGGAAGTTCAAGGTTTCATCTGTTGGTAGTGCTGTTTATTTACATCCAAAACTAGCTTCTTTCTCTGAGAAGTCTGACACGACTGATGATAAGATAGATGCCAAGATCGATGACTTGTTAGACAAATTAGATATCAGAGAAGGAGCCAAAGCAAAATTCTTTCTTAATTTGTTAAATTTATGTGAGTCAGCCGGTGAGAAGCTCCTTATTTTTAGTCAATATCTCATCCCCTTGAAATTTTTGGAGAGATTAGCTGTGAAATTGAAGGGTTGGCAACCAGGAACTGAGATTTTTTCAATCACGGGTGAGTCAAGTACTGATCATCGGGAGTGGTCTACGGATCACTTCAACAACTCTCCTGATGCTAGAGTTTTCTTCGGTTCTATTAAGGCTTGTGGAGAGGGAATTTCTTTGGTGGGGGCGTCCCGAATTATAATCTTGGATGTTCATCTTAATCCATCTGTGACCCGCCAAGCCATTGGCCGTGCATTTCGCCCTGGCCAAAAGAAGAAAGTATATGTATACAGATTGATTGCAGGTGATTCTCCTGAAGAGGAAGACCATTCTACTTGTTTCAAGAAGGAATTAATTGCAAAGATGTGGTTTGAGTGGAACAAGTATTGCGGTAACCGAGATTTCGACATGGAAACTGTCAATGTGAACGAGTGCAATGATCTCTTTCTGGAAAGTCACTTGTTAAGGGAAGATATCAGGCTTTTGTACAGAAG GTAG